Proteins encoded within one genomic window of Vidua macroura isolate BioBank_ID:100142 chromosome 2, ASM2450914v1, whole genome shotgun sequence:
- the RPS11 gene encoding 40S ribosomal protein S11 → MADTQTERAYQKQPTIFQNKKRVLLGEGGKEKLPRYYRNVGLGFKTPKEAIEGTYIDKKCPFTGNVSIRGRILSGVVTKMKMQRTIVIRRDYLHYIRKYNRFEKRHKNMSVHLSPCFRDVQIGDIVTVGECRPLSKTVRFNVLKVTKAAGTKKQFQKF, encoded by the exons ATGGCGGACACGCAG ACGGAACGCGCCTACCAGAAGCAGCCGACGATCTTCCAGAATAAGAAGCGAGTGCTGCTGGGCGAGGGGGGCAAGGAGAAGTTGCCCCGCTACTACCGCAACGTGGGGCTGGGCTTCAAGACCCCAAAGGAG gccatCGAGGGCACCTACATCGACAAGAAGTGTCCCTTCACTGGCAACGTCTCCATCCGGGGCCGCATACTCTCAG GTGTGGTGACCAAGATGAAGATGCAGCGCACGATCGTCATCCGGCGCGATTACCTGCACTACATCCGCAAGTACAACCGCTTCGAGAAGCGCCACAAGAACATGTCCGTGCACCTGTCCCCCTGCTTCAG GGATGTGCAGATTGGGGACATCGTGACAGTGGGCGAGTGCCGCCCGCTCAGCAAGACCGTGCGCTTCAACGTGCTCAAGGTGACCAAGGCTGCAGGCACCAAGAAACAGTTCCAGAAGTTCTGA